One part of the Kryptolebias marmoratus isolate JLee-2015 linkage group LG2, ASM164957v2, whole genome shotgun sequence genome encodes these proteins:
- the gemin7 gene encoding gem-associated protein 7 translates to MATPVPVLRLPKGPDPNSRGFDPKSPRFIALCRTSISSSAASESDAEELQKEQHARSVLRERFLRCLLAATNKKVRFHMHENVNVEATFRTSDIDVLNFQVSDLHTPIGVQKEALIRCQDVISFTFDM, encoded by the coding sequence ATGGCGACGCCGGTGCCCGTGCTCCGTCTGCCCAAAGGGCCCGACCCCAACAGCCGAGGATTTGACCCCAAGTCGCCTCGCTTCATCGCTCTCTGCCGCACGTCTATTTCGTCTTCGGCTGCTTCAGAGTCCGACGCCgaggagctgcagaaggagCAGCATGCCCGATCCGTGCTGCGGGAGCGCTTCCTGCGCTGTCTGCTCGCCGCGACCAACAAGAAGGTTCGGTTCCACATGCACGAGAACGTCAACGTTGAGGCCACGTTTAGGACGTCGGACATCGACGTGCTAAACTTTCAGGTGTCTGACCTGCACACGCCCATCGGGGTGCAGAAAGAGGCGCTGATCAGGTGTCAGGATGTGATTTCATTCACTTTTGATATGTGA